One Sagittula stellata E-37 genomic window carries:
- a CDS encoding Sir2 family NAD-dependent protein deacetylase → MTRNGKIVILTGAGLSAESGLSTFRDEGGLWSQHRIEDVATPEAFARNPDLVQAFYNARRAQSRAATPNAAHVALARLQRDHGGEVVIVTQNVDGLHEKAGAKVIHLHGALDSALCHLCDHRWTAPETIDSATPCPACGHHSARPDVVWFGEMPYHMEEIAEHLENADIFASIGTSGQVYPAAGFSQLASDYGAECIELNLEPTSHVFHQRRIGHATQTILAWVEELIGA, encoded by the coding sequence ATGACACGGAACGGGAAAATCGTGATCCTCACCGGCGCGGGCCTGTCCGCCGAAAGCGGCCTGTCTACCTTTCGCGACGAGGGCGGCCTCTGGTCACAGCACCGGATCGAGGACGTCGCCACCCCGGAGGCCTTCGCCCGCAACCCGGATCTTGTGCAGGCCTTCTACAACGCACGCCGCGCCCAATCCCGCGCCGCCACCCCCAACGCCGCTCATGTCGCGTTGGCTCGGTTGCAGCGCGACCACGGCGGAGAGGTTGTCATCGTCACGCAGAACGTCGATGGCCTGCACGAAAAGGCCGGCGCTAAGGTCATCCACCTGCACGGCGCGCTTGATTCGGCGCTGTGCCACCTTTGCGATCACCGCTGGACCGCCCCCGAAACCATCGACAGCGCAACTCCATGCCCCGCCTGTGGACACCACAGCGCCCGGCCCGACGTCGTGTGGTTCGGCGAGATGCCGTACCACATGGAGGAGATCGCGGAACACCTTGAAAATGCCGACATCTTCGCCTCTATCGGCACGTCGGGCCAGGTCTATCCGGCCGCCGGGTTTTCCCAGCTTGCATCGGACTACGGGGCGGAGTGCATCGAGCTGAACCTGGAGCCCACGTCGCATGTCTTTCACCAGAGGCGCATCGGGCATGCCACCCAAACCATTCTAGCCTGGGTCGAAGAGCTTATCGGCGCATGA
- a CDS encoding copper chaperone PCu(A)C → MMKSLLAGAVALTLASPAFADIEVADAYARAASPTAKAGAAFMVIRNTGSEDDRLVSAASDIAARVELHTHKDMGDGVMKMMHVEEGFAVPANGDHALARGGDHVMFMGLTRPMAQGDTVTVTLTFEKAGEVVVDIPVDLERQDAGTHGAGHGMSMGN, encoded by the coding sequence ATGATGAAATCCCTTCTGGCGGGCGCGGTTGCGCTGACCCTTGCCTCCCCCGCATTCGCCGACATCGAAGTCGCGGACGCCTACGCCCGCGCGGCCAGCCCCACAGCCAAGGCCGGCGCCGCCTTCATGGTGATCCGCAACACGGGGTCCGAGGACGACCGCCTCGTTTCTGCTGCATCCGACATCGCGGCCCGGGTCGAACTGCATACCCATAAGGACATGGGTGACGGCGTCATGAAGATGATGCACGTCGAGGAAGGCTTTGCCGTGCCCGCCAATGGCGATCACGCGCTTGCTCGTGGCGGCGATCACGTGATGTTCATGGGGTTGACACGTCCGATGGCACAGGGCGACACGGTCACCGTCACGCTGACCTTCGAAAAGGCGGGCGAGGTCGTCGTGGACATCCCGGTTGATCTGGAGCGTCAGGACGCCGGCACCCACGGCGCGGGCCACGGCATGTCGATGGGCAACTGA
- the rpmB gene encoding 50S ribosomal protein L28 — protein sequence MSRVCELTGKGPMVGNNVSHANNKTKRRYLPNLNDVTLQSETLGRGVKLRISAHALRSVDHRGGLDKFLAKAKDTELSDRALKVKKEIAKAQVTA from the coding sequence ATGTCGCGTGTTTGCGAACTGACCGGTAAGGGCCCGATGGTTGGCAACAATGTCAGCCATGCCAACAACAAGACCAAGCGGCGTTACCTGCCGAACCTGAACGATGTGACCCTGCAGTCGGAGACTCTGGGCCGTGGCGTCAAGCTGCGCATATCCGCGCACGCGCTGCGTTCGGTCGACCACCGCGGTGGTCTCGACAAGTTCCTGGCCAAGGCGAAGGACACCGAGCTGTCGGACCGTGCCCTGAAGGTCAAGAAAGAGATTGCGAAGGCACAGGTTACCGCCTGA
- a CDS encoding alpha/beta hydrolase, which translates to MKAHPVFDGGRLRATVFRPRRKKLFVSFRQRVGAPGSFDEPRPVMGFVTRSFAHLHIQSRENDWFINDETEALEAALSRFVERYDEVAAMGFSMGGYGALRFARALRIDRILAISPQVSIDPEVVPFDRRYRGEADGWDGALGTLEGRGTQMRGAVLVDPFKRMDVEHGRMIRALFPRLTLVMLPCGGHPATRVIRQGGRFDWLKTDLAEGLADPREIGRVHRDVRRRSESYWLHLAEIARYRGREGLAQRAEAEAEALTERA; encoded by the coding sequence ATGAAGGCCCATCCGGTGTTCGATGGGGGCCGTCTGAGGGCGACGGTCTTTCGGCCTCGGAGGAAGAAGCTGTTCGTCAGTTTCCGTCAACGCGTCGGCGCGCCGGGTTCCTTCGACGAGCCGCGCCCGGTCATGGGCTTCGTGACCCGCAGCTTTGCGCATCTACACATCCAATCGCGCGAGAACGACTGGTTCATCAACGACGAGACCGAGGCGCTTGAAGCGGCCCTGTCGCGCTTTGTCGAACGCTATGACGAGGTGGCTGCGATGGGGTTCTCGATGGGTGGCTACGGCGCCCTGCGCTTTGCCCGCGCGCTTCGGATCGACCGGATTCTGGCGATCTCTCCACAGGTGTCGATCGACCCGGAAGTGGTGCCCTTCGACCGGCGCTACCGGGGGGAGGCGGATGGTTGGGACGGGGCGCTCGGGACGCTGGAGGGGCGCGGGACGCAGATGCGCGGCGCGGTGCTGGTCGACCCGTTCAAGCGCATGGACGTCGAACACGGACGGATGATTCGCGCACTCTTCCCCCGTCTGACGCTGGTCATGCTGCCGTGTGGCGGACACCCCGCGACGCGGGTGATCCGGCAAGGCGGGCGTTTCGACTGGCTGAAGACCGATCTGGCCGAGGGGCTTGCCGATCCGCGTGAAATCGGCAGGGTGCACCGCGACGTGCGGCGCCGGTCCGAAAGCTACTGGCTTCACCTGGCCGAGATCGCCAGATACCGTGGTCGCGAAGGTCTGGCGCAACGGGCCGAAGCCGAGGCAGAGGCCCTGACCGAGAGGGCTTGA